A stretch of Brachyhypopomus gauderio isolate BG-103 chromosome 3, BGAUD_0.2, whole genome shotgun sequence DNA encodes these proteins:
- the socs5a gene encoding suppressor of cytokine signaling 5a — MEKVGRVWSNLKRGCQSLLHPDGGSHGETPAPPTQTLPSVDQARGESAPQAACSQSLLALPLVSRRVNGSKARRGHNCVADVPQILEITVEQDVEDVRGPLGSRRDSYSRHAPWSGKKRHSCSTKAQSSLESTERRSGRSNRGHGPQETESRRPRSLRQHFHDTVGLCLPLRPSSRAAQARPPKRKIQITELMLETCPFPPGSDLARKWHLIKQHTAPVPSAPAGPKDAPDAARVSPEDEEERLRERRRLSIEEGVDPPPDAQIHTVEAIAAPLASIYKLGPKLAPGMGEAPGETLGATANDCDSEDDDTTTLCLQARRPKQRHASLEGQATGKQPGPWKVHTQIDYIHCLVPDLLQITALPCYWGVMDRYEAEALLDGRPEGTFLLRDSAQEDYLFSVSFRRYGRSLHARIEQWNHNFSFDAHDPCVFHAATVTALLEHYKDPSACMFFEPLLTTPLRRTFPFGLQSLARAAICRGTGYDGIAGLPLPPPLQDYLREYHYKQRVRVRWLEREPLKAK; from the coding sequence ATGGAGAAGGTAGGCAGGGTGTGGAGCAACCTGAAGAGGGGATGTCAGTCTCTGCTCCACCCAGATGGAGGTTCCCATGGGGAAACGCCAGCGCCGCCGACACAAACGCTCCCGAGTGTGGACCAGGCCCGGGGAGAAAGTGCACCACAAGCAGCCTGTTCTCAAAGCTTGCTGGCGCTCCCTCTAGTGTCCCGGAGGGTTAACGGCAGCAAGGCGCGTCGAGGTCACAACTGCGTGGCCGACGTGCCCCAGATATTGGAGATCACGGTGGAGCAGGACGTGGAGGACGTGCGTGGCCCTCTGGGCTCCCGCAGGGACTCGTACTCACGCCACGCCCCCTGGAGCGGCAAGAAAAGGCACTCGTGCTCCACCAAGGCGCAGAGCTCCCTGGAGAGCACCGAACGGAGGAGCGGCCGCTCGAACCGCGGGCACGGCCCGCAGGAGACGGAGTCCCGGCGTCCACGCTCGCTCCGCCAGCACTTCCACGACACGGTGGGCCTGTGTCTGCCGCTGCGCCCGTCCTCGCGGGCCGCCCAGGCCCGGCCGCCCAAGCGCAAGATCCAGATCACGGAGCTCATGCTGGAGACGTGCCCCTTCCCGCCCGGGTCGGACCTCGCCCGGAAGTGGCACCTCATCAAGCAGCACACGGCGCCCGTCCCGTCCGCGCCGGCCGGCCCGAAGGACGCCCCCGACGCCGCGCGCGTCTCcccggaggacgaggaggagcgGCTACGTGAGCGACGGCGGCTGAGCATAGAAGAGGGGGTGGACCCGCCGCCCGACGCCCAGATACACACGGTGGAGGCCATCGCCGCTCCTTTGGCCTCCATCTACAAGCTGGGACCCAAACTGGCCCCCGGGATGGGCGAGGCGCCGGGCGAGACTCTGGGGGCCACGGCCAACGACTGCGACTCGGAGGACGACGACACCACCACACTCTGCCTGCAGGCACGCCGACCCAAGCAGCGACACGCCTCCCTGGAGGGCCAGGCGACCGGCAAGCAGCCGGGTCCCTGGAAGGTCCACACGCAGATCGACTACATCCACTGCCTGGTGCCCGACCTGCTCCAGATCACGGCGCTGCCGTGCTACTGGGGCGTGATGGACCGATACGAGGCGGAGGCCCTGCTGGACGGCCGGCCGGAGGGCACCTTCCTGCTGCGGGACTCCGCCCAGGAGGACTACCTGTTCTCCGTCAGCTTCCGTCGTTACGGTCGCTCGCTCCACGCCCGCATCGAGCAGTGGAACCACAACTTCAGCTTCGACGCCCACGACCCGTGCGTGTTCCACGCGGCCACGGTCACCGCGCTGCTCGAGCACTACAAGGACCCCAGCGCCTGCATGTTCTTCGAGCCGCTGCTGACCACGCCCCTGCGCCGCACCTTCCCCTTCGGACTGCAGAGCCTGGCGCGGGCCGCCATCTGCCGCGGGACCGGCTACGACGGCATCGCGGGGCTCCCGCTGCCCCCGCCGCTGCAGGACTACCTCAGGGAGTATCACTACAAGCAGAGGGTGCGCGTGCGCTGGCTGGAGAGGGAGCCGCTCAAGGCCAAGTGA